A portion of the Simkania negevensis Z genome contains these proteins:
- the uvrA gene encoding excinuclease ABC subunit UvrA: MDKKYVCNSKCALPKTADLGKIIVHEAKEHNLKNICFAIPKGKLVALTGPSGSGKSSIAVEVLQKECLRQFLESLGMTTDHLAKAKVGHIMGLSPSIGVTQRVADFNPRSTVGTKTGILTILRNLFAAIGHRPCESCGKIIMQPLQDKSHLTMFEYEEFSKKRKKSYFQCPNCGHQLEKLKMAHFSFNALAGACTVCKGVGEVIEVDIPKVLNEEKSLKEGGVSFWDEGMSSYYENVLQKASHHYDFPFDTTVPIKNYTEEQRNFLLYGVDFPEFVKTRKNVKKPKKVSEGRFEGLVSYLLKSRTLPEGMKKYVRHKPCTACQRTRLGKIGREVTVHGKTLVNLTGLSLTDLLAWIQALEKEISQDESEVFEALACAMKQRVENLIEVGLGYLTLDRSLPSLSVGESQRLRLACVLGSGLTGILYVLDEPTTGLHPHDTRKLVKTLRRIQEAGNTVLIIEHDLEMIKEVDYILDIGPGGGSKGGEIVVCGTPNEVRSCPTSLTGKYLAKKIIGEPNRLRPHDGRVVTVRGASAYNLKGIDVTIPVNQFIVLTGVSGSGKSTFLFGILDKVARQHFYGASELPGKHVSIEGLEHFHRVVTVDPVTVRKTQSSRSNVATYTKLFDSVRELFASLPEAKASGFGPDQFSFNTSDQRCENCGGAGVVAIDMTFMPDVEVECPICEGRRFTEELLSIQFQGHHIAAILEMTVGEALSVFRDHQNIFPLLDLLEQVGLEYLVLGQSTSTLSGGEAQRMKLATELAKSGRKSTLYLLDEPTTGLHPHEVDKLLRILSRLVDKGNTVIVIEHHLDAICQADTIIDFGPGGGDAGGQVIAIGSPQEIAANRDSLTGKCLKNYTQVTFEVDE, translated from the coding sequence ATGGATAAAAAATATGTTTGCAATTCGAAATGCGCTTTGCCAAAGACAGCTGATTTAGGCAAAATCATTGTGCATGAGGCAAAAGAGCACAATTTAAAAAATATTTGCTTTGCGATTCCGAAAGGCAAATTAGTGGCATTAACGGGCCCTTCTGGATCGGGTAAATCTTCGATTGCGGTGGAGGTTTTACAAAAAGAATGCCTTAGACAGTTTTTAGAATCCCTTGGAATGACCACTGACCATTTAGCAAAAGCAAAAGTCGGTCATATCATGGGTCTTTCTCCTTCGATAGGTGTGACTCAACGGGTAGCAGATTTTAATCCTCGTTCGACTGTTGGAACAAAAACAGGGATTCTCACAATTTTGAGAAATTTGTTTGCGGCAATTGGTCATCGGCCCTGTGAGAGCTGCGGAAAAATCATCATGCAACCTTTGCAAGACAAAAGTCACCTGACAATGTTCGAGTACGAAGAGTTTTCAAAAAAGAGAAAAAAGAGTTACTTCCAGTGTCCAAATTGTGGTCATCAATTAGAGAAATTGAAAATGGCCCATTTTTCTTTTAATGCACTAGCAGGAGCTTGCACAGTTTGCAAGGGTGTTGGTGAAGTTATCGAGGTCGATATCCCAAAAGTCCTAAACGAAGAAAAATCTCTGAAAGAGGGGGGAGTAAGTTTTTGGGATGAGGGAATGAGCTCCTATTACGAAAATGTCCTTCAAAAAGCGAGTCACCATTATGACTTTCCATTTGATACAACAGTTCCTATCAAAAACTATACAGAAGAGCAGAGGAATTTTCTTCTTTATGGTGTGGATTTTCCGGAGTTTGTCAAGACGCGCAAAAACGTCAAGAAGCCTAAAAAGGTGAGTGAAGGAAGATTTGAAGGACTTGTTTCCTATTTACTCAAATCACGCACGCTCCCAGAAGGAATGAAAAAATACGTTCGACACAAGCCATGCACCGCATGCCAAAGGACCCGTTTAGGAAAAATTGGGAGAGAAGTCACTGTTCATGGCAAAACATTGGTTAATCTCACAGGCCTAAGTCTGACCGATTTGCTTGCGTGGATTCAGGCATTGGAAAAAGAAATTTCTCAAGACGAATCGGAAGTTTTTGAAGCTCTTGCATGCGCGATGAAGCAGCGTGTAGAAAATCTCATTGAAGTCGGATTAGGCTACCTTACTTTGGACCGTTCACTGCCTTCACTGTCTGTTGGAGAGTCCCAAAGACTCCGTCTTGCATGTGTTCTAGGAAGTGGACTCACGGGAATTTTGTATGTCTTAGATGAGCCTACAACAGGATTACATCCTCATGATACACGGAAATTGGTCAAAACACTTAGGAGAATACAAGAAGCTGGGAATACCGTTTTAATCATTGAGCACGACTTAGAAATGATAAAAGAGGTCGATTATATTCTAGACATCGGTCCTGGTGGTGGTAGCAAAGGAGGGGAAATTGTCGTTTGTGGTACGCCAAATGAAGTCCGATCTTGTCCAACTTCGCTCACTGGAAAATATTTAGCGAAGAAAATAATAGGAGAGCCGAATCGATTGCGTCCGCATGATGGCCGAGTGGTAACTGTCCGTGGCGCGAGTGCCTATAATCTCAAAGGGATTGACGTAACTATTCCCGTCAATCAGTTTATTGTTTTGACAGGTGTGTCTGGCTCGGGTAAATCCACATTCTTATTTGGCATCTTAGACAAGGTTGCAAGACAACATTTTTATGGGGCTAGCGAACTCCCAGGAAAGCATGTTTCGATCGAAGGGCTAGAGCATTTTCATCGCGTCGTTACAGTCGATCCGGTCACAGTTAGAAAAACGCAGTCTTCTCGTTCCAATGTGGCAACTTATACCAAGCTTTTTGACTCGGTTCGGGAATTGTTTGCTTCCTTACCTGAAGCAAAAGCATCCGGTTTTGGACCAGATCAGTTTTCTTTCAACACATCTGATCAGCGTTGCGAAAATTGCGGTGGGGCAGGGGTTGTGGCAATTGATATGACCTTTATGCCTGATGTTGAGGTGGAATGTCCTATCTGCGAGGGGAGACGGTTCACTGAAGAGCTTTTATCTATCCAATTTCAAGGCCATCATATTGCCGCAATTTTAGAGATGACTGTAGGCGAAGCACTCTCTGTTTTTCGTGATCATCAAAATATTTTTCCCCTTTTAGATCTGCTAGAGCAAGTTGGGCTGGAATACTTAGTTTTAGGTCAATCAACTTCAACCTTATCAGGAGGAGAAGCTCAGCGCATGAAATTGGCAACAGAGCTTGCTAAATCGGGAAGGAAATCGACATTGTATTTGTTAGATGAGCCAACTACCGGCCTGCATCCACATGAAGTGGACAAATTGCTTCGCATCTTGAGCAGGCTAGTAGACAAGGGCAATACTGTGATTGTCATTGAGCACCACCTAGATGCCATATGTCAAGCTGATACCATTATTGATTTTGGTCCAGGCGGTGGAGATGCTGGTGGACAAGTGATCGCAATAGGCTCTCCTCAAGAAATTGCTGCAAATCGAGATTCTCTTACAGGAAAATGTTTAAAGAATTATACTCAAGTAACCTTTGAAGTTGATGAATGA
- a CDS encoding PadR family transcriptional regulator, with product MRLVNKTRYAILGMLLEEARTGYEIKKFMQRSTVYFWRESDSTIYPMLKVLAKEGKVASEVASVGKKKKEIFSITERGREEFQSWLEAPTGSETPRNEFLLKLFFITEKREMKQLFQERLEKAQETYQTYKKIEERLESLADSSRKLIRLKALRYGIAQLALEIQWLKEESHG from the coding sequence ATGCGATTAGTCAATAAAACAAGATATGCAATTTTGGGGATGCTTTTAGAGGAGGCGCGGACAGGCTACGAAATTAAAAAGTTTATGCAGAGGTCTACTGTTTATTTCTGGAGAGAGTCAGATTCGACGATCTACCCAATGCTCAAGGTTTTGGCAAAAGAAGGAAAAGTGGCTTCTGAAGTTGCCTCTGTCGGAAAGAAAAAGAAAGAGATCTTTTCGATCACAGAGAGGGGGCGGGAAGAATTTCAGTCTTGGCTTGAAGCTCCTACTGGATCTGAGACGCCACGTAACGAGTTTTTGCTCAAACTCTTTTTCATCACTGAAAAACGGGAGATGAAGCAACTGTTTCAAGAAAGATTAGAAAAGGCCCAGGAGACTTACCAGACGTACAAGAAGATCGAAGAGAGACTCGAGAGTTTAGCAGATTCTTCACGCAAACTGATTCGTCTCAAAGCTCTCAGATATGGAATTGCTCAACTTGCACTTGAAATTCAGTGGTTGAAAGAAGAAAGTCATGGATAA
- a CDS encoding pseudouridine synthase encodes MEEERVSKLMARRGLCSRREAEQYMAEGRVRVNGNLITEQGTKVPVDAKITLDQAGLQRLTIALNKPLGYVSNLPQENYPEAKELILPENRFDKGPPVDPKSLHVVGRLDVNSKGLILFSSDGRVAKKIIGPDSEVEKEYIVRFLDPIPEGVIQKLRFGLKLDGKPLKRALVKRAGDRALTIVLREGRNRQIRRMCELVGLRVSSLKRVRIGNIQLGSLPVGQWMVVK; translated from the coding sequence ATGGAAGAAGAACGTGTATCAAAACTCATGGCGCGTCGAGGGCTCTGCTCTAGACGAGAAGCCGAACAATATATGGCTGAAGGCCGGGTCCGGGTCAATGGTAACCTCATTACAGAGCAAGGAACAAAAGTTCCCGTCGATGCCAAAATCACTTTAGATCAAGCAGGCTTGCAGCGCCTCACTATTGCGCTCAACAAGCCACTAGGCTATGTCTCGAACCTTCCACAAGAAAATTACCCGGAAGCCAAGGAGTTGATTCTTCCTGAAAACCGTTTTGATAAAGGCCCTCCTGTTGATCCTAAGTCGCTGCATGTTGTTGGGCGGCTGGATGTCAATTCGAAAGGCCTCATCCTCTTTTCTTCAGATGGACGGGTCGCCAAAAAGATCATTGGTCCCGACTCAGAAGTCGAAAAAGAATACATTGTCCGTTTTCTCGATCCTATTCCAGAAGGTGTTATCCAAAAACTCCGTTTCGGCCTTAAGCTTGATGGCAAACCTCTCAAGCGAGCTCTGGTTAAACGAGCGGGAGACCGCGCTTTGACAATTGTGCTTCGTGAAGGAAGAAATAGGCAAATCCGACGGATGTGTGAACTTGTAGGCTTGAGAGTCAGCTCACTTAAGCGGGTCCGCATTGGCAACATTCAACTGGGCTCTCTCCCTGTTGGCCAATGGATGGTTGTGAAATAA
- a CDS encoding BaiN/RdsA family NAD(P)/FAD-dependent oxidoreductase: MQILVIGGGPAGFFAAIAAKNTYPQATVTLHERTNKVLSKVRISGGGRCNVTHACFDPKELVKNYPRGSKELLGPFHRFQPTSTVRWFAEKGVELKIEADGRMFPITDSSQTIIDCLLAEANRVGVEIKLQSKLSISEMDADRLILATGSTRGGFEIAQHFGHTIQPPVPSLFTFNIPEFPLESIAGVSVENVHLKLEGTKLSQEGPLLMTHWGFSGPAALKLSAFGARLLAEKNYEIGLYIDWLPKFSIDELLSLFASEHKAKKLSAIRSIPLPKRLWNLLCGDENQLLSRMSKPALRKLCEKLKADRYQVKGKTTNKEEFVTCGGITLSEVNFKTMESKLHPGLYFCGEILDIDGITGGFNFQNAWTTGWIAGTA; encoded by the coding sequence ATGCAGATTCTTGTTATCGGTGGTGGTCCCGCTGGTTTTTTTGCAGCAATTGCAGCAAAGAATACGTATCCACAAGCAACAGTCACCTTGCACGAGCGTACCAATAAAGTTTTAAGCAAAGTCCGCATATCCGGCGGAGGACGCTGCAATGTCACCCACGCCTGTTTCGATCCAAAAGAGCTCGTGAAAAACTATCCTCGGGGCTCTAAAGAACTCTTAGGACCTTTTCACCGATTCCAACCTACGAGTACCGTCCGTTGGTTTGCAGAAAAAGGAGTCGAGCTCAAAATAGAGGCTGATGGGAGAATGTTTCCGATCACCGATTCGTCGCAAACGATTATCGATTGCCTCCTTGCAGAAGCAAATCGAGTCGGAGTTGAAATTAAGCTTCAATCAAAACTCTCTATAAGTGAGATGGACGCAGACCGGTTAATTCTCGCAACGGGAAGCACTCGAGGGGGCTTTGAAATTGCTCAGCACTTTGGACATACCATTCAGCCTCCCGTACCGTCACTCTTCACATTTAACATTCCGGAGTTTCCCCTTGAATCGATTGCTGGAGTTTCCGTTGAAAATGTGCACTTAAAATTAGAGGGGACAAAACTATCTCAAGAAGGGCCTCTGCTTATGACCCATTGGGGCTTTAGTGGACCTGCAGCACTCAAACTCTCTGCATTTGGAGCTCGTCTTCTTGCAGAAAAAAATTATGAAATCGGTCTCTACATAGACTGGCTTCCCAAGTTTTCAATCGATGAACTCCTATCTCTATTTGCTTCTGAACACAAAGCGAAAAAACTCTCGGCAATCAGATCGATTCCTCTTCCTAAAAGGCTTTGGAACCTTTTATGCGGAGATGAAAACCAGTTATTGAGTCGCATGAGTAAACCAGCCCTCCGAAAACTTTGCGAAAAGCTTAAAGCAGATCGGTATCAAGTGAAGGGAAAGACAACTAACAAAGAAGAGTTTGTGACCTGTGGAGGCATTACTCTTTCTGAAGTGAATTTTAAAACGATGGAAAGCAAGCTTCATCCTGGCCTTTATTTCTGTGGAGAAATCCTCGACATTGACGGCATCACCGGTGGATTTAATTTCCAAAATGCCTGGACAACAGGTTGGATTGCTGGAACTGCTTAA
- a CDS encoding VOC family protein: MTTKPKANLQLIYVSDIDRSTAFYKILFKADPVFSSPRYVAFSSGGETLFAIWTGGTTPDPAVPRFSEVGIMLPKSDDVDNLFEEWKEIPHIKILQEPCDEIFGRTFLVQDPDGHVIRVSPLD, from the coding sequence ATGACTACAAAACCTAAAGCGAATCTTCAGCTTATTTATGTCTCAGATATTGACCGTTCGACTGCCTTTTACAAGATCCTTTTCAAAGCTGACCCCGTTTTTTCAAGCCCCCGTTATGTGGCTTTTTCATCTGGAGGTGAAACCCTATTTGCTATTTGGACTGGGGGAACAACGCCTGATCCTGCAGTGCCCCGGTTTTCTGAAGTGGGTATCATGCTTCCAAAAAGCGATGACGTTGACAATCTCTTTGAAGAGTGGAAAGAGATTCCTCACATTAAAATTTTGCAAGAGCCTTGTGATGAAATTTTTGGTCGAACGTTTCTCGTGCAAGATCCTGATGGCCATGTTATCCGCGTGTCTCCATTAGACTAA
- a CDS encoding TetR/AcrR family transcriptional regulator, whose amino-acid sequence MPRVVKKARERKAEIIDAAHDLFQQKGYDIVTMQDVMNQLGIAKGTIYHYFRSKEELLEAVIEKISEEMIHKMRTIVEQAKGSALEKLEALVEAGRLEAGSRVLDALHKQGNESMHTRLLVATLMKQAPLYAELIEQGCKEGLFQTDTPLECAELMLSGIQFLTDLGIHPWTEETLQRRAQAFPKLIEQLLRAPKGAFGFLLNP is encoded by the coding sequence GTGCCTAGAGTTGTTAAAAAAGCCCGAGAAAGAAAAGCAGAGATCATTGATGCTGCCCATGATTTGTTTCAGCAAAAAGGGTATGACATAGTGACGATGCAAGATGTCATGAACCAATTGGGAATAGCCAAGGGGACTATTTACCATTACTTTCGCTCAAAAGAAGAGCTTTTAGAAGCTGTGATTGAAAAGATTTCTGAGGAGATGATTCATAAGATGCGCACTATAGTGGAACAAGCGAAGGGGAGCGCCTTAGAAAAATTGGAAGCTCTAGTGGAAGCAGGACGTCTTGAAGCAGGTTCACGTGTTTTAGATGCTTTGCATAAACAGGGAAATGAGTCAATGCATACACGCCTCCTTGTAGCAACACTGATGAAACAAGCGCCACTCTATGCCGAGCTCATAGAACAAGGCTGTAAAGAAGGACTCTTTCAAACCGATACACCCCTTGAATGCGCTGAATTGATGCTTTCGGGTATCCAGTTTTTAACAGATCTTGGGATCCACCCTTGGACTGAAGAGACACTTCAAAGGCGGGCTCAAGCCTTTCCAAAACTTATTGAACAGCTCTTACGAGCACCGAAGGGAGCGTTCGGTTTTTTATTAAATCCATAG
- a CDS encoding FAD-dependent monooxygenase produces the protein MKNILISGAGIAGLSLAYWLKQYGFHPTLIEKHPTLRAEGYKIDIRGVAVDVVKRMGLWEKICLNRTAIKESRFVNQTGKFISEVHPDLCGARVEGDLEIVRGKLCELLYEHLDDVECLFGDSITKISQDQKQVLVEFEKESPRVFDMVIGADGLHSHVRKLVWGDERQFLDKLGLNISFYSIPNYLDLDCVEIEYHSPKKFVIVYCPRDGLAKAGFAFVAKPNELNLRDKELQQQSLREAFQDCQWEVPSLLDFMEKTPDFYYDCMAQVHMPKWSEGRVTLAGDAAYAVSPVAGQGASVALVGAYVLAGELATANGNHFIAFENYESCLREYIKQNQDLAQMSVSILKGDRSSWIATKIMWLTLRIGQLMPASWIRFWKKQGQKRTAKAASALTLKDYLRHGNSCN, from the coding sequence ATGAAAAATATTTTGATTTCTGGAGCCGGCATTGCTGGCCTGTCTCTCGCTTACTGGCTCAAACAATATGGGTTTCATCCCACCCTTATTGAAAAACACCCTACGCTTCGCGCTGAAGGTTACAAAATTGATATTCGTGGTGTCGCAGTCGATGTTGTCAAGCGGATGGGGCTTTGGGAAAAAATCTGTCTAAACCGTACGGCTATCAAAGAATCCCGCTTTGTAAATCAAACCGGAAAGTTCATTTCTGAAGTCCACCCCGATCTTTGTGGCGCACGTGTAGAAGGAGATCTTGAAATTGTTCGGGGAAAACTGTGTGAGCTTTTGTATGAGCATCTGGACGATGTCGAATGCCTTTTTGGAGATTCCATCACTAAGATTTCACAAGATCAAAAGCAGGTCCTTGTGGAATTTGAAAAGGAAAGTCCAAGAGTTTTTGACATGGTCATCGGAGCTGATGGGTTGCACTCCCACGTTCGAAAACTAGTCTGGGGAGACGAAAGGCAATTCTTGGACAAACTTGGGCTTAACATTTCATTCTATTCGATTCCCAACTATCTCGATCTCGACTGCGTTGAAATAGAGTATCACTCCCCTAAAAAATTCGTCATTGTCTATTGCCCACGCGATGGTTTAGCAAAAGCTGGTTTTGCCTTTGTTGCCAAACCAAATGAACTTAACTTGCGTGATAAAGAGCTGCAACAACAAAGTCTCAGAGAGGCCTTCCAAGACTGTCAATGGGAAGTTCCAAGCCTTCTAGACTTCATGGAAAAAACTCCTGATTTCTATTATGATTGCATGGCACAAGTTCATATGCCCAAGTGGTCGGAAGGGCGAGTGACACTTGCTGGAGATGCGGCCTATGCAGTCTCCCCTGTTGCAGGACAAGGGGCCAGTGTGGCACTTGTCGGCGCGTATGTCCTCGCCGGAGAACTTGCAACGGCAAATGGGAACCACTTCATAGCGTTTGAAAATTATGAATCTTGCTTGCGTGAATACATTAAGCAAAACCAAGACCTTGCACAAATGAGCGTTTCAATCCTCAAGGGTGATCGCTCATCATGGATTGCAACAAAGATCATGTGGCTCACCCTTCGTATCGGACAACTCATGCCTGCTAGTTGGATCCGTTTTTGGAAAAAACAAGGTCAAAAGCGCACCGCAAAGGCTGCAAGTGCGTTAACGCTCAAAGATTACTTAAGGCACGGTAATTCATGCAACTAG
- a CDS encoding DNA-3-methyladenine glycosylase I, with amino-acid sequence MKIDIIKNNTRCFGNGTGKEFYADYHDQEWGVPVHDEEHLFEMLILEGAQAGLSWETILKKREGYRRLFHNFDPVKVANMSDQELEKLTQDPAIIRNRRKIFSARQNGLVFLKIQKEFGSFDRYVWQFVEGKPVIGHWKTLQDIPTRTEQSDTLSNDLKKRGMSFVGTTIIYAFMQAVGLVNDHLTSCMNYRALSNL; translated from the coding sequence ATGAAAATCGATATAATAAAAAATAATACAAGATGCTTTGGTAATGGGACTGGCAAAGAGTTTTACGCAGACTACCATGATCAAGAGTGGGGCGTTCCTGTTCATGATGAAGAGCACCTCTTTGAAATGCTCATTTTAGAAGGAGCCCAAGCAGGATTAAGTTGGGAAACGATTCTCAAAAAAAGAGAAGGGTACCGACGACTCTTTCACAATTTTGATCCTGTCAAAGTTGCCAACATGTCAGACCAAGAACTAGAAAAATTGACGCAGGACCCTGCGATCATTCGAAATAGGCGTAAGATTTTCAGTGCCCGTCAAAACGGTTTGGTTTTCCTAAAAATCCAAAAGGAGTTTGGTTCTTTTGATCGGTATGTTTGGCAATTTGTCGAGGGGAAACCAGTCATAGGGCATTGGAAAACTTTGCAAGATATTCCGACGCGAACAGAGCAAAGTGATACCCTTTCCAACGACTTAAAGAAGCGAGGGATGAGCTTTGTGGGAACGACGATTATCTATGCCTTCATGCAAGCCGTTGGTCTTGTCAACGACCATCTAACTAGTTGCATGAATTACCGTGCCTTAAGTAATCTTTGA
- a CDS encoding bifunctional transcriptional activator/DNA repair enzyme AdaA, with translation MLSFDLKKEYYEALVQKDPCYDGIFYVGVKTTGIFCRSVCPARKPKFDHCEFYASIEEAVLAGFRPCKRCQPLSCPNELPEIVRNLLQAVDKFPERRWKEKDFRELSTNAVQASRLFKKRFGMTFVAYARARRMGVALKQIKDNALVIDAQIDSGYDSGSGFRDAFSKIMGSPPAKSSEIKVLKANWIDTPLGPMLGIADEESLYLLEFVNRRGLEKEIEVLRQKTNSAIIPGKTVPICSIEEELSQYFEGTLKCFQTPIQLIGSFFQKTVWLELKKIPIGETRSYSDLAKLCGKPFAARAVGRVNGMNQFAIIIPCHRVIGANGDLSGYGGGKARKRWLLAHENRYNKK, from the coding sequence ATGCTATCCTTTGATTTAAAAAAAGAATACTATGAAGCCTTAGTTCAAAAAGATCCTTGCTACGATGGAATATTTTATGTTGGGGTGAAGACAACTGGTATCTTTTGTCGATCGGTTTGTCCTGCACGTAAACCAAAATTTGACCACTGTGAATTTTATGCGAGCATTGAAGAAGCAGTCTTAGCAGGGTTTCGTCCCTGCAAACGGTGTCAGCCATTATCATGTCCAAATGAATTACCAGAAATCGTTCGTAATTTATTACAAGCCGTTGATAAATTTCCTGAAAGGAGATGGAAAGAAAAAGATTTTCGAGAATTATCGACAAATGCAGTTCAAGCTTCAAGACTTTTCAAAAAACGGTTTGGAATGACGTTTGTTGCTTACGCTAGGGCTCGTCGAATGGGTGTCGCATTAAAACAAATAAAGGATAATGCACTCGTGATTGATGCCCAAATTGATTCTGGGTATGATTCTGGGAGTGGTTTTCGAGATGCTTTTTCTAAGATAATGGGTAGTCCTCCGGCTAAGTCGAGTGAGATTAAGGTATTAAAAGCTAATTGGATTGATACACCTCTTGGACCTATGTTAGGAATTGCAGATGAAGAATCTTTGTATTTGCTTGAATTTGTGAATCGTCGAGGATTAGAAAAAGAGATTGAAGTGCTTCGCCAAAAGACAAATTCTGCTATTATTCCTGGCAAGACCGTTCCTATCTGTTCAATAGAAGAGGAATTAAGTCAATATTTTGAAGGAACACTCAAATGTTTTCAGACTCCAATTCAGTTAATTGGATCTTTTTTTCAAAAAACAGTCTGGCTAGAGCTAAAAAAAATCCCCATTGGAGAGACACGCTCTTATTCCGATTTGGCAAAGCTTTGTGGAAAACCTTTTGCAGCAAGAGCAGTAGGACGAGTAAATGGGATGAATCAGTTTGCTATCATTATCCCTTGCCATCGAGTCATCGGTGCAAACGGAGATTTAAGTGGATATGGGGGAGGAAAAGCTAGAAAGCGATGGTTACTTGCTCATGAAAATCGATATAATAAAAAATAA